One Glycine soja cultivar W05 chromosome 7, ASM419377v2, whole genome shotgun sequence genomic window, CCTTTCAATTAATTGCAAGTTGCATGTGCTATCACCAATACCAATAGGGTTAGCCGGTTAGGTGTGGTGTGGTCACGTGTAATTATTGCAACATGGGTTTGATTTAGGTCCCATCTTGAATCCTTTGGGGGGTTGTTGCTGCATCCTCAAGAAAATGGTACCTTTGCCTTTACTTCTCTATCTATTCTCATCATCAAGATATTGGTGTCCAGCATGCATCCTCGTTGGATTAGGACTTAGCGAGAGAAAATGGTACATGAAAACTATTTGTGATTATAAAGTTGCAACTTTGTAAGTTGAGAAACAGTAGATCGAGTGCgaaaaggagaagaaattaagaacgaTGTTATAAAGTatttgttaaagtaagtcaacttaatttttagttagggaacaaattatattgattgatatattttaagacAATTTCTAGTTAAAATCTGTTAATATACtacttcaattgaaaaaataagtGAGTACATTAATAAGTTAGTTGAATACATTAACAAGTTACATAaactatatattttaagataaattttaaaaaaactaatgagATATCAGATCTCCTCATTTATTGAACAAGAATTAAGTTATCCTCATAAACCAGATTTTCTGTTGTGTGTATGTTGTACAACAGAAATATGTTTCTGTGTCAGGGATATTTTTAGGggataaaacaacaaataaaacttGAGGTGGGAAAAGCGAAAATTTGCGGTGGAATAGCAGAGCCCAAACAAGACATTAGCTAATAGAAGGCGGGCTGTTACTTCCTGCACTTTCAAGTTGCTTTTTCCACTTTTTCCATAATGTTTTTATCTTTGGATTGGTCATTTTGaaactcaaaaacaaataaaaaaaattctaaaatataattttacatttcagATTGATCATAGAAGGCGGCACATACTTTTTGTTTCTGTACCTACTTAtcaccttaaaaaaaaaaacacttcttatatcatttttttgacCGCGTAACTTCTTATTTCATTAATCACTTTATAAATATTGGATGTATTTAATTAATACATCAATAAAAGACCaacatcaaaaaataattttcctaaTGTTATAGTTCACagaataaatttagaaaaaaatgatattgcagtgcaaaaggttttatataattatataatcacTATAtatattgacttttaaaataattattttaaaataatttaaattaaattacaatgtaaaattattacttttcatgtattttattagTGTCGGATTACTATTGCTACTAGATTTACAAAATGAAAACGCATTGACATTATATGCAAGGACAAGTAGCCATGCATTACTTACGTGGAATCGTACTGAACATTATCATCATATCTGTCATCTATAGTTCATGTATGCAAtgacaaaaagatattttatgttttattatattttaatcaagtaaattttctaaaagaaaagttaaacaaatttaattaaaatctgtttgtttcaattttctaagttagtttttaaagagaaaaatgtttataaacTGACAGAATACAAGTTTTAAAGATTTtagtaagtttgttttttttaaaaaattaaattagaaataaattttttatttttattattttgagaatttattttcaataattttaagtataagtattattaaatttaaaatagaaaattctcttacactcataataaataaaattagctTCTGATTTTATAAATATCTAAAAGAAAATTCACTTTTTGCATACCATAAAATCagttttaaaatcttaaacaaacaggttttgatctttttattgatttttttatctatttaaaatcctaataaattaaattatttcaaacctttttttacgaaataaaatatcaaaatttaccaaaaataaaaaactaaaaatattttctatatatataataaaagttgaataacataataataattttgacaagctaaataatcatttttttatctttttaaaaaaattaagacgaTGTGCCCCAAAACAAAGGATTACTATAAGGCATCACACCCAAATTaacccattttatttttaatggacACACTAATTgaaattatctaaaaattaaatttattttttaattattacgaataatattttatcatttttttcacttACAACTTTGGTAttcacattttttaataaaatgattgaacttttattgaatatgaaattttttaaaaagttcatgAATCGgaatatgaaaatgaaatttgataaaaaaaaaatatttgaaggtTTTTCTAAGAAAAAAGGTTAAAGTTTCGAAGAGGATTCTTTTTGCGGTGCTAAATGTGATATtttgattagtaaattttaagtaaaagaattaaaactaTAGTTACTCAATTCAAGTTACGgagtttaaataaaaataaaggtttGGAGACTTTATAgttgagaaaaaattaaaaaaaaaaaaaggttttgattGTGTTGAATGTTGATTAAAGAATTGATGAATTTTCCCtgctgaaaaaaataataattaaataatttgtctTTAAAttcgaaaaaatatatattcataaattaataatgatcgGAAAAGAAAAgtacaattaaataaatttgactatatataatatataattaattatattaatgctTCTTTCTCTTACGACTCTGGTTTATAGATATCTTCTCCAACTATTATAGTCTAGAGcgtgctatatatatatatatatatatatatatataagcatgTTAATTGTGTAAATGAGTTGTTGCACTCAAGTAAAACGGGGATATATATTATGATGGCTGAATGAATGATCAAATAAGGCTGTTAGTAATATTTtaatgagaaaaaaagttatacatgtaaaaaaatttatacaatcattcaattataatttattatgtattataaatttattaatttttaaaataattcaaacagtaatcatatataattattttacattaccATCTTAATATATAGACACTaaattctatttcaatttcaCGGTGAAGCATATTGATTGGCTGCAAATAAAAGGTTTTGGCCAGTTGTTTGAAAGGAACAAATGCAAAGACATTTGACTTTGATGTCATAAATAAGTAACCTTGACACAGACGGATTGTTGTATGATTTGGATCAACGTATGAATTTGATCCTAACTGTGCACGTAAGCATTCTTTGATTGAGTTATTGATGTACAAGAGGAAAATGACGAGgaaagatataaaaataagtaatcatgttttttgttttttctataattgattTGAATAAGTAATGCGAaatttctccacttttttctttcaaagatACGggtaaaaggagaaaaaaacaataaattaaaggtatttaaaatttattatttatttgagagAAGTACAGAAATGATTTTGTGAGATTCATAAGAAAAACTTCCCTATTGAATTGGTATTAATTAAAGGgtaaatgattttttctttaatttttttgaattctcaaaaaaatttaaataatttttcacaaaataaaaatttgaaaaatataaaataattttatgttaagaTAGTAaagtaaacaaattattttttatacaatttatttattttccactttcttttcctttaatctaagaacaagaagaattttttcatcttttatttatttatccaaacaatacatctgtcttattttatttctcttattttttagctatttatttcttattttttcgtAAAGTAAACTTTACTtatgttaacaatttttttatacaaacattcaactcttaataatttttatttatacatatagtTAAAATATATACTCTAAATAATCAGTATTATGATCAGTATGCAAGTTTGTGGAGGAACTCTACCAACGACAACACATGAACCAAACATATAATTTTGTAAGCAAGTTTGATTTCAACAATGTCAAGGAATTGTGTTATTGTTTTGTATCAGTATGGTACAAGTATAACACTtttcattataatatttaatatattataactttAAACTTAATGTCATATACTCAAATTAATATTCATAATGGCTTCTTAGGTAACATTTTATATGTAACTAAATTATTGCAGGCTAAGAAGATGAGGGAGGAGTATGGAAAATTGAATAAAGTGAAAATGAGTATATGGGAATGTTGTGAGATGCTTGACAAAATTGTGGATGTCAGTGATCCTGATTTAGAAGAATCTCAAATTCAACATGCCTTGCAGACAGCTGAAACTGTTAGAAAGGACTGTCTTAATGAATACTAATTTGAGTGCTCTCGTTCATGGTACACAACACACATGTAAAGTTTATTTGAATACTAATTCTTAATTATATCTTTTTACCTATTTACATACTTGGATAGTTGGATGTCTATACAATGTtcaaataatgtaaattttgacataaaaaaattcagaaagtAATTGATCATGGCTTAATTGTTTTGTCAGATTTCAGATTTCGGAAAGGCTCTTCTCCTTCCAAGTTTTGGTGGGCTTCCTCAATGGGCTGTTGTTGGTGAGAGTTGCCCACTAATTAAACatatatagttatataataCTCACGATTGATCTCTTCTTGGAATGTGACATCTCAATGGATAGGTTCAAAGAGAGGTTTCTGATCAAAGTTTTGTTTTGCTTAAAAATGAAGCTCAAAATTGGGGCCCGAAACCTTTTAGATTTTTCAACTACTGGATGGAACATAGAGAATTCAAGAAGGTCATGGCTGAAGCTTGGGGCCAGCTGGACATTATGTGAAGTGAAATAGAAGATGAATAACCTAAAAAGGGCTTTAAAAGGTTGGCAGAAGATGACATTTGGAAACATTGACACGCAAATTGTTTCCAAAATTGTAGAATTGAATGAGTTGGATCAACTGCTTATTGAAGGAGCGGAAAGATTGGATGAGGAACCAAGTAGGGCTGGTCTTTTGGATGATTTATGAAAGTTGGTGAGGCCAATTTTTACTGTGTTATTGGTATCAAGAAGTGATGATTAATGTTCGGAAACTTCCTGGTTATAATGATTTAATATCACAccttgaattattttttgtttttttaatgataaaaaaagaatatgtttATACCAAATTCGAGTGATTCGTGCTTCCAATTTTCAAACCCCAACAAGAAATTATGGAATTTGTTGCTTTCACGCAATtagttaattgaaaaaaaaattgatcacaataaatttaactcaaaaaatatatttaatcctaTCTATATAAAATGTTCCATCTTCAATTATGAATACATGCCTCTTCAAGGAATCTAATTCATTTACACTAACACCACCATACAGATGaaagatataaaattgattagatggttaaaaaaaatattaccattATGAAAATTAGTGatatttgtaaatataaaaaaataggtttaaTCACTCATTTTGTTTCTATAGTTTCATCATATGcatcttttaattcttatagttttaaagtagtttttttagttcatatagtttaaattttaattctcttttaatccttatagtttgaaaatgatttttttagacttataatttatattttaattctcttttagtttttatagtttgaaagtcatctttttctattcctatactttatattttaattcttttttagtaatattattaattacaattaactacaaaaatattagctagtaattcacaattaatttatcgaaagataatttataataaaaaatagttgataatttataactaatttgtagttaattatttttatatattttttatagtaaagattaaaaagtaattaaaatacaaattataaaaattaaaaagataactttcaaactatatggactaaaacagaatcaaaatataaattataaggattaaaaaatctatttttaaactatagaaattaaagaataattaaaatataaactataagaataaaaaaaaaccattttcaaactataaagattaaaaagtaGGTAAACGTATGGGATCAAatgactaatttaaaaaaaaaaatcatacaaagtgttattttctttttgtagtCTTCAGTGACCTGGACCTGAACCTCgatattttattcagaaaatatCCTGACCACCGATAACTTCTTCGGGTAGTTGAGCTCATCATTCATCAtactataaatttttattatccgaaaatatcttttagatctAACACAAGATAACACAACACCACGTGAAATCTATGCGTTAAGAAAAGGCACAAGTTGAGAATGAGAACAATAGTATAATATTATAAGGGTGTGCTTCCTAATCCAATCCAATTCATCAGTGAGGCACCCAGCTCATTTAAGGTGCTTCAACAGCATCATCTGCATCAATATCATCGTCCTTAATTGTGGAGACACAACATCATGGATTCTCCTTTGTTGTCACAAGACCATGTTTTGCCCAACAAACACACATGGAAGATGAGCCTTTGTGCTATCGTGGCTATCACAAGTCTGTTCCCTCCTATATCCTATTCTCTTTCTGATTCATTCACTTCCCTTTTTATGGGACTTttctgattttcttttatttttgccGTAAGCTAGCTCTTAATTCTGAAATACATAAacaagatgttttttttattggatcaaTTGAATGTTTATAGCGTATTAGTTATTGTAATTCAACACCATTTTCGGCTtagaatcaaaataaataatcaccCACTTGCTTGCGTTCACTCTGTTCACTATATTCATACCAGGGATAGTCAAAAAATGATGGAGTGATTTAGATACATGAATTTTCAAATGATTGATTTtgggttaaaaaaaacaaacaaacaacttAATTAGAATGCACGGTAGTATAAGTTTTAATACTGTTatcattgtttttaaaaaacagtcagtaacagttaaaaaaaaagtcagaaACCGCGATTTCCGCTGCAAAATCAAAGTCTTTCTTGGGCTCACCATGACTGCATCACAACTGCAACTGTGGCTGCATTTGtctgtaatttaaaattattttgtatgtCTAAGGTAATTTGTAATTAGTCGAGAGTCTAAGAATTTTTACACGGATtgtgtatcaaaattaaactaaaagaaTAAGTTCAGAAACCACAAAGATGAGTTTGAAGTGACAAAATTTGAAGTATAGTTCAAATCTCCTAATTTTCAGGATGAAGATTGTGTGAACTAAACATATACTTAAAAGAAATCAACTTTTTTGAACAGCCGccaaaaaaacataagaaacaTAAAATCTGGTTTAGATCCTAGAAAATGTATACATCTTAGGGTGACTAGGATATTGAACTTTGTGCCAAAACATCTGCTTCGCATTGATGCAATTTGATCATCATATTGATATTGATAAACCATATATAATAATACTTGGCACAATTCTTTTCCAGTTGTTGGACTAGTAGTCAGAGGCAACACTAGCTATGGAATACTGTCCGGAGCAGAAAAATATAATGATGGAATCGCAACCAATCAGGGAGATATTGTTGAATCAGATGTGGGAGTTGTTGCAACCGATGATGCTCGGTGTTCTGCAATTGGTGTTTCAATGCTTAGGCAGGGTGGACATGCTGTTGATGCTGCAGTGGCAGCAGCATTATGCATTGGTGTTGTTTTCTCGGCATCAAGTGGTATAGGAGGTGGCGCTTTCATGGTTGTTCGATCTTCTTCATCCTCTCAAACTCAAGCTTTTGACATGAGAGAAACTGCTCCTTTAGCTGCTTCACAGGTTTGAGGTTATCTCTTTCTGCTAAACAATTAAAGTTGTTAAATCTCGTGGTTGAGATTACTAAAGCAATTGGACCAAATTAACATTTTGCTTTTAAGATATAGGCCAAGATTTGCTTCTACAGCTTACTTGGACATGTTGAATGCTAGCAAATAATATTGATCAAATTCATTTTCATCCACAGATATCTACAACTTATGTTTGTGTATATGTGTGAATGTCAACAAACAGAATATGTATCAGAACAATCCCAAAGGTAAGACCTTAGGTCCATTGTCAATGGGAGTGCCTGGTGAATTAGCTGGCCTTCATGCAGCCTGGTTGAAGCATGGACGATTGCCATGGAAAACCTTATTCCAACCAGCTATAGAACTTGCTGGAAAGGGTTTTGTTGTTACTCCTACTCTTGGAGAGTACATGGCTGCTGATGCAAATAAGATATTGGATGATCCTGGGTTAAGAAAACTATATGCACCCAATGGAACTTTGTTGAAAGCTGGGGATGTGTGTAGAAATGTTGAACTTGGTAGCACCTTGGAGGTAGTGGCTGAGCAAGGGCCACAAGCTTTCTACAATGGAACCATTGGTGAAAATTTAGTCAAGGATGTCAGAGATGCTGGTGGGATTTTAACAATGGAGGATTTACACAATTACAAGTTGGAAGTAACAGATGCAACGACTGTGAATGTGATGGGATACACCATATATGGAATGCCACCTCCTTCATCTGGAACACTTGCTCTTTCTCTGGTGGGTAGATTCATATCCCTTCCATTCTACACGCTATTTCCATGTTCTGTAGAAATTGTGACATTATCCTCTTTTTCATGTGTCTATTACTGTATATATAGAAATAGACATGTATGTTGTTTTGGTTCAAGGATTGAAGCATGTCGCACTAAAGCTTAAATAGTTAAGCTATCTAGTTTCATTAGTCTAATGCGTGAATGAGTTTTATGTCTAATACAACAAAACCTGGGGACCAACATTCAATATCAATACAGAATGTTGCTACAATTGTTTCtcatgtccttttctttttggttaCTAGTTGTATGTCGGTATATTTTGATAATCGTTATGAACAGGTTCTGAACATCTTGGGCAGTTATGGAGGTTCTAATGCTGCAAGGGGAAATCTTGGTCTACATCGACTAATAGAAGCTCTGAAACACATGTGGGCTGTTCGAATGAACTTGGGTGACCCCAACTTTGTAAACATTGATGATACTATATCCAAAATGCTTTCCCCATCTTTTGCAAAAGATATTCAGCACATGATACTTGATAACACTACTTTCCCTCCAGAGTACTATATGAACAGGTGTGATATACTACTAGTGGTAATTTGAATGTAACCACTGCCTTTTGCTAGATAAGTTGCAAAATCACTGGGTTGTTAACGAAAGGTTATTCATAACCATGTTGGGCAGGTGGAGTCAACTTAGCGATCACGGGACAAGCCATATGTGCATTGTCGATGCTGATAGAAATGCTGTATCACTAACAACAACTGTTAACTATCATTTTGGAGCCGGGTTTCGTTCTACTTCTACTGGTATCTTGGTCAACAATGAGATGGATGACTTCTCTACTCCCACTGATATATCCCCGGATAAACTACCTCCCGCTCCAGCAAATTTTATTGAACCAAACAAAAGACCATTGTCTTCCATGACTCCTCTTATTGTCACAAAGGTATTGCTTATGATAGTTCTTCCTATACTAGTGTATTTGGGTGAGcattgacaaaattaattttgaattcaagtgatgtgatttatgtttgaatGTATTTATTTTGAAGGCAAAGTTAGCAGTAAAACTCAGTAAAAGAAAAGTTCTCCAACACAAAAGTTATTTGAAGTTACTTCAACTAAAATTAATTCTGGACACAATCAATTTCTCAACATGAAACTAAATATGTGAAAATTTACCTAAACTTTCATTAGCTGATATTTCTAAGTAATTCTGAGTAATTCAACaaccaagaaaagaacaattgcATCTTTACATTTGGAGAGTAAGGA contains:
- the LOC114418880 gene encoding glutathione hydrolase 3-like isoform X1, which encodes MDSPLLSQDHVLPNKHTWKMSLCAIVAITIVGLVVRGNTSYGILSGAEKYNDGIATNQGDIVESDVGVVATDDARCSAIGVSMLRQGGHAVDAAVAAALCIGVVFSASSGIGGGAFMVVRSSSSSQTQAFDMRETAPLAASQNMYQNNPKGKTLGPLSMGVPGELAGLHAAWLKHGRLPWKTLFQPAIELAGKGFVVTPTLGEYMAADANKILDDPGLRKLYAPNGTLLKAGDVCRNVELGSTLEVVAEQGPQAFYNGTIGENLVKDVRDAGGILTMEDLHNYKLEVTDATTVNVMGYTIYGMPPPSSGTLALSLVLNILGSYGGSNAARGNLGLHRLIEALKHMWAVRMNLGDPNFVNIDDTISKMLSPSFAKDIQHMILDNTTFPPEYYMNRWSQLSDHGTSHMCIVDADRNAVSLTTTVNYHFGAGFRSTSTGILVNNEMDDFSTPTDISPDKLPPAPANFIEPNKRPLSSMTPLIVTKDDQLVGVLGGSGGMNIIAAVVQVFLNHFILGMKPLDAVVSPRIYHKLIPNVVRYENLTAHNGDHIELSKESRLFLEERGHQLRGSEALAVTQLIVQTLKTPMNFNRKVGENTKSLTKHGTLTAVSDPRKGGCPAAV
- the LOC114418880 gene encoding glutathione hydrolase 3-like isoform X2 codes for the protein MYQNNPKGKTLGPLSMGVPGELAGLHAAWLKHGRLPWKTLFQPAIELAGKGFVVTPTLGEYMAADANKILDDPGLRKLYAPNGTLLKAGDVCRNVELGSTLEVVAEQGPQAFYNGTIGENLVKDVRDAGGILTMEDLHNYKLEVTDATTVNVMGYTIYGMPPPSSGTLALSLVLNILGSYGGSNAARGNLGLHRLIEALKHMWAVRMNLGDPNFVNIDDTISKMLSPSFAKDIQHMILDNTTFPPEYYMNRWSQLSDHGTSHMCIVDADRNAVSLTTTVNYHFGAGFRSTSTGILVNNEMDDFSTPTDISPDKLPPAPANFIEPNKRPLSSMTPLIVTKDDQLVGVLGGSGGMNIIAAVVQVFLNHFILGMKPLDAVVSPRIYHKLIPNVVRYENLTAHNGDHIELSKESRLFLEERGHQLRGSEALAVTQLIVQTLKTPMNFNRKVGENTKSLTKHGTLTAVSDPRKGGCPAAV